Proteins encoded by one window of Collimonas fungivorans:
- a CDS encoding nucleotidyltransferase family protein: MKHAGDLQALLQADPERLRILALVHSLHLPDCWIAAGFIRNAVWDFLHGRTPSSPSGDVDVIWFNPSQHSADADLQIEKNLKALDPSIEWSVKNQGRMHVRNGDTPYQSASDAMRFWPETATAVAARYAAGNGLEIAAPFGLDDLYAAIVRPTPRFIDAKRAQFDDRLQCKNWLSRWPLLRVEAEAHNRASVA; encoded by the coding sequence ATGAAACACGCCGGCGATCTCCAGGCCTTGCTGCAGGCGGATCCTGAGCGGTTGCGCATCTTGGCGCTGGTGCACTCCCTGCACCTTCCCGATTGCTGGATCGCCGCTGGTTTTATCAGAAATGCGGTCTGGGATTTCCTGCACGGACGAACGCCTTCATCTCCATCAGGCGATGTCGATGTAATCTGGTTCAATCCTTCTCAGCACAGTGCAGACGCCGATTTGCAGATAGAAAAAAACCTGAAAGCTTTGGACCCATCTATCGAGTGGTCGGTGAAAAACCAGGGACGCATGCACGTCCGCAACGGCGATACACCTTATCAATCCGCTAGCGACGCCATGCGCTTCTGGCCGGAAACCGCCACTGCGGTGGCGGCCCGGTATGCCGCAGGCAACGGCCTGGAAATCGCGGCGCCCTTCGGGCTCGACGATTTGTACGCGGCCATCGTCCGGCCGACGCCCCGCTTCATCGATGCGAAACGCGCGCAGTTTGACGATCGCTTGCAGTGCAAAAACTGGTTGTCTCGCTGGCCCCTGCTGCGAGTCGAAGCAGAAGCTCACAATCGAGCAAGCGTGGCCTGA
- a CDS encoding VOC family protein has translation MISHVFIGVTDFQRAYGFYSAVMEKLGLQLKFCDAGKPWAAWMASGKARPLFIIGAPYDGNSASVGNGQMIALLAPTRAAVDGAYALALENGGSCEGAPGLRLEYHPDYYGAYFRDADGNKLCVCCHDAVA, from the coding sequence ATGATCTCTCACGTTTTTATCGGCGTCACCGATTTCCAGCGCGCATACGGTTTCTATTCTGCTGTTATGGAAAAACTGGGCCTGCAGCTCAAATTCTGCGATGCCGGCAAGCCGTGGGCGGCCTGGATGGCGAGCGGCAAGGCCCGGCCTCTGTTCATCATTGGTGCGCCTTACGACGGCAACAGCGCCTCTGTCGGCAACGGCCAGATGATCGCCCTGCTAGCGCCGACCCGGGCCGCGGTCGACGGCGCTTATGCCCTGGCCCTGGAAAACGGCGGATCGTGCGAAGGCGCGCCCGGCTTGCGCCTGGAATACCATCCCGATTATTACGGCGCCTACTTCCGCGATGCCGACGGCAACAAACTTTGCGTCTGCTGCCACGATGCCGTGGCGTAG
- a CDS encoding heme/hemin ABC transporter substrate-binding protein gives MKPLIDVQRRLLLGGSAAGLLLGALPGLAFAKADAANPPRRVVVAGGALTEVVYALDAGAVLIGADTTSTYPAAAQALPKMGYQRALSAEGVLSLHPDLLLASADAGPPATLQQIAAAGVRVIRLGERHDVNTVREKITGVAAALELAARGKTLLQRFDSDWEAALAAVQKQRPAKAPRVLFILSNSGTQAMVAGQETAADAMIRYAGAINATSADGKGFKGYKPLTAESAVNCAPDILMIASESLAAIGGMERLLASPGLSLTPAARNRRVVAGMDSLLLLGFGPRLPQALTQLSAQLYG, from the coding sequence GTGAAGCCGCTTATCGATGTGCAACGGCGCCTGCTGCTGGGCGGCAGCGCTGCCGGCCTGTTGCTGGGCGCCCTGCCCGGCCTGGCGTTCGCAAAAGCTGACGCGGCAAACCCGCCGCGGCGCGTGGTGGTGGCCGGCGGCGCTCTGACCGAAGTAGTGTATGCACTGGATGCCGGCGCGGTCCTGATCGGCGCCGACACCACCAGCACCTATCCCGCCGCGGCGCAGGCGCTGCCCAAGATGGGTTACCAGCGTGCGCTGTCGGCCGAAGGCGTGCTATCGCTGCATCCCGACCTGCTGCTGGCGTCGGCCGACGCCGGCCCGCCGGCCACGCTGCAGCAGATTGCCGCTGCCGGTGTGCGCGTGATACGACTGGGCGAGCGGCATGACGTCAACACCGTGCGTGAAAAAATCACGGGAGTGGCCGCCGCGCTGGAGCTGGCCGCACGCGGCAAGACATTGCTGCAACGCTTCGACAGTGACTGGGAAGCGGCACTGGCGGCAGTGCAAAAACAGCGCCCGGCCAAAGCGCCGCGTGTGCTGTTCATCCTCAGCAATAGCGGCACGCAAGCCATGGTAGCGGGCCAGGAAACGGCGGCCGACGCCATGATCCGTTACGCCGGCGCCATTAATGCTACCTCGGCCGACGGCAAAGGCTTCAAAGGCTACAAACCCTTGACCGCGGAAAGCGCCGTCAACTGCGCTCCCGACATCCTGATGATCGCCAGCGAAAGCCTGGCGGCGATAGGCGGCATGGAGCGCCTGCTGGCCAGCCCCGGCCTGTCGCTGACGCCGGCGGCCAGGAACCGGCGCGTGGTGGCCGGCATGGATTCGCTGTTGCTGCTAGGCTTCGGGCCGCGCCTGCCGCAAGCGCTGACGCAGCTGTCGGCCCAGCTGTATGGTTAA
- a CDS encoding DUF1810 domain-containing protein: MSDQYNLQRFVAAQQPVFDIVREELSQGRKRSHWMWFVFPQVEGLGHSTTAIRYAISSLEEARAYLDHPLLGPRLQECCRLVAAVDGRSAEDIFGFPDYMKFQSSLTLFAQAAGGNQVFNECLEKYYGGEPDQATLARL, translated from the coding sequence GTGAGCGATCAATACAACCTGCAGCGTTTCGTGGCCGCCCAGCAGCCGGTCTTCGATATCGTACGCGAAGAACTGAGCCAGGGCAGAAAACGCAGCCATTGGATGTGGTTCGTTTTCCCGCAGGTTGAAGGGCTGGGGCACAGCACTACGGCGATCAGGTATGCGATCTCCTCGCTCGAAGAAGCCCGTGCCTACCTGGATCATCCGCTGCTGGGGCCGCGCCTGCAGGAATGCTGCCGCCTGGTAGCCGCTGTGGACGGGCGCTCGGCAGAAGATATTTTTGGCTTCCCTGACTACATGAAATTTCAATCGTCATTGACCTTGTTCGCACAAGCAGCAGGCGGCAACCAGGTTTTCAACGAATGCCTGGAAAAATATTATGGAGGAGAGCCTGATCAGGCCACGCTTGCTCGATTGTGA
- a CDS encoding GNAT family N-acetyltransferase, producing the protein MEFRAARIEDADAIAALIHGFTHEFLATPDGKGAERFFESVSVTAVRGYIPDPRYQYHLAFENGLLAGFITLRDRSHLCHLFVARDFQRRGLATQLWQTAKMAATGLGAIEAFTVNSSPLAQPVYERFGFIKTGPQVEMHGICFVPMRLSLTSEK; encoded by the coding sequence ATGGAATTCCGCGCTGCCCGTATCGAAGACGCCGACGCCATCGCCGCCCTGATCCACGGCTTTACGCATGAATTCCTGGCCACGCCCGACGGCAAAGGCGCTGAGCGTTTTTTTGAATCCGTCTCGGTAACCGCGGTAAGAGGATATATCCCCGATCCGCGTTATCAATACCACCTCGCTTTTGAAAACGGCCTACTCGCCGGTTTTATCACACTGCGCGATCGCAGCCACCTTTGCCATCTGTTTGTCGCCCGGGATTTTCAGCGCCGTGGTCTGGCTACGCAGCTTTGGCAGACGGCGAAAATGGCGGCGACCGGGCTCGGTGCCATCGAAGCATTTACCGTCAATTCCTCGCCTTTGGCTCAGCCTGTCTATGAGCGCTTCGGCTTCATCAAAACCGGCCCGCAAGTTGAAATGCATGGCATATGCTTTGTCCCCATGCGTTTATCCCTAACGTCGGAGAAATGA
- a CDS encoding hemin-degrading factor yields the protein MSATSDHQQRDQQQLRADFLNTKREKKMRNRDAAAAIGVTEGEAMAACVGAEAIRLLPHFIELFEEIPLLGPVMALTRNDSAVHEKDGVYEKMSHNGQVGLALGEAIDLRIFYKQWCFACAVIEEVARGAGKTWQKSLQFYDLHGEAVHKVFLREHSNHDAFDALVARWRDPEQQPGMKVEPVPPAAIDKPDAEIDGDGFRAAWKGMTDTHQFFGLLRDFGLSRTQALRLAPPQFVRQVDNSATRAILEQAVANALPIMVFVGNRGMIQIHSGAVGNIKAMGPWLNILDPGFNLHLREDLIAASWVVSKPTSDGEVTSLELFDHEGNTIAMLFGVRKPGQPELAAWRSAALNLPLAASMAEVHA from the coding sequence ATGTCTGCAACAAGTGATCACCAACAACGCGACCAGCAACAATTGCGCGCGGACTTCCTGAATACGAAACGCGAAAAAAAAATGCGCAATCGCGATGCCGCAGCCGCCATCGGCGTCACCGAAGGCGAGGCCATGGCCGCCTGCGTCGGGGCCGAAGCCATCCGGCTGCTGCCGCATTTCATCGAACTGTTTGAGGAAATCCCGCTGCTGGGCCCGGTCATGGCGCTGACCCGCAACGACAGTGCGGTGCACGAAAAAGACGGCGTGTATGAAAAGATGAGTCACAATGGCCAGGTCGGCCTGGCGCTGGGCGAAGCGATCGACTTGCGGATTTTCTACAAGCAATGGTGCTTCGCCTGCGCCGTGATCGAGGAAGTAGCACGCGGCGCCGGAAAAACCTGGCAGAAAAGCCTGCAGTTCTACGATCTGCACGGGGAGGCAGTGCACAAGGTGTTCTTGCGCGAGCACAGCAATCACGACGCCTTCGACGCCCTGGTGGCGCGCTGGCGCGACCCCGAGCAGCAACCCGGCATGAAGGTCGAACCTGTTCCGCCGGCCGCCATCGACAAGCCCGATGCCGAGATCGACGGTGACGGCTTCCGCGCTGCCTGGAAAGGCATGACGGATACCCACCAGTTCTTCGGACTGTTGCGCGATTTCGGCCTCAGCCGGACCCAGGCGCTGCGGCTGGCGCCGCCGCAATTCGTACGCCAGGTCGACAACAGCGCTACCCGCGCCATCCTGGAACAGGCCGTCGCCAACGCCTTGCCCATCATGGTCTTTGTCGGCAACCGCGGCATGATCCAGATCCATTCCGGCGCAGTAGGCAACATCAAGGCGATGGGTCCCTGGCTGAACATCCTGGATCCTGGGTTCAACCTGCATCTGCGGGAAGACCTGATTGCTGCCAGCTGGGTGGTCAGCAAACCGACCAGCGACGGCGAGGTCACCTCGCTGGAACTGTTCGACCACGAAGGCAACACTATTGCCATGCTGTTCGGCGTACGCAAGCCAGGCCAGCCGGAACTTGCTGCCTGGCGCAGCGCAGCCTTGAACCTGCCGCTGGCGGCAAGCATGGCGGAGGTCCACGCGTGA
- a CDS encoding TonB-dependent hemoglobin/transferrin/lactoferrin family receptor has protein sequence MPNLYPTRLPGLPAAANFAVFATIAVSMPVFSQSAPQLLAGSSAAGRTLDEISVTATRSETAVARTPSSISVIGAETIDEQQPKDVKDLLRYEPGVTVRRGPYRPSSAAAAGGRGGNEGINIRGLEGNRILLMEDGIRLPSSFSFGPLEAGRGDYMQMDMYKRVEILRGPASAMYGSDGLTGAVNFITKDPSDFLKIFNKPTYFSIKPVYDSTDGSTSTTAVAAFGGERFEGLLIANKRTGHEVDTKGTRDINGPNRDTANPQNVNGNALLGKLVFKASGQDTFTAAIDHQEQKTDSNVLSAVTASTLALRANDKLERNRYSLAYDFKDGSNPYFQNAHAQIYYQDAKNHQFSYEDRFPAADRTRDNTYRESTYGGSAQAESGFATGGLQHKLVYGFDLSTARISGLRDGTIPGVGESPFPNKAFPNTDYSLFGAFIQDEIRLSPTSPLSITPGLRFDGYRLTPDENDPAYTGKATKSSGNAVSPRLALMVEISPALLPYIQYARGFRTPTPDQVNNSFGNPIFGYATIGNPDLKPETSNTFEIGLRGKLGGGNDTLRYSVAAFTGRYSNFISQEIVSGSGRPFVDPFIYQYVNRARARISGAEARIDWQQANGLGFKAGMAYTKGHTEGADGSSTPLDTVNPFMAVFGLRYEPSELWYGQTDFIYQSAKRRSDMSKQSDFAPPAAFVVDLRGGYNISKNVSLFAGIHNLFNRQYWNWSDVRGLAGNTTVADAYTAPGRSFNVGLKFQY, from the coding sequence TTGCCCAATTTATACCCAACCCGCCTGCCGGGATTGCCTGCGGCCGCCAATTTTGCCGTGTTCGCCACCATCGCCGTATCGATGCCGGTTTTTTCCCAGAGCGCGCCGCAGCTGCTGGCCGGCAGTTCCGCCGCCGGCCGCACGCTGGACGAAATATCGGTCACCGCCACCCGCAGCGAAACCGCGGTGGCGCGCACGCCCAGCAGCATCTCGGTGATCGGCGCCGAGACTATCGACGAGCAGCAGCCAAAGGATGTCAAGGACCTGCTGCGCTACGAACCTGGCGTCACGGTCAGGCGCGGTCCTTACCGGCCGTCGTCGGCGGCGGCCGCCGGCGGCCGCGGCGGCAACGAAGGCATCAATATCCGCGGGCTGGAAGGCAACCGCATCCTGCTGATGGAAGACGGCATACGGCTGCCCAGCTCGTTTTCATTCGGGCCGCTGGAAGCCGGGCGCGGCGACTACATGCAGATGGACATGTATAAACGGGTGGAAATCCTGCGCGGGCCAGCCTCGGCCATGTACGGCAGCGACGGCCTGACCGGCGCTGTCAATTTCATCACCAAGGATCCCTCCGATTTCCTGAAGATCTTCAACAAGCCGACCTATTTCTCGATCAAGCCGGTTTACGACTCCACCGACGGCAGCACCTCGACCACCGCGGTCGCGGCTTTCGGCGGCGAACGTTTCGAAGGTCTGCTGATCGCCAACAAACGCACCGGCCATGAGGTAGACACCAAAGGCACGCGCGACATCAACGGCCCCAACCGCGATACCGCCAATCCGCAAAACGTCAACGGCAACGCGTTGCTCGGCAAGCTGGTGTTCAAGGCCAGCGGCCAGGACACTTTCACCGCGGCGATCGATCACCAGGAACAGAAAACCGATTCCAACGTGCTGTCCGCGGTCACCGCCAGCACGCTGGCGCTGCGCGCCAACGACAAGCTGGAACGCAATCGCTACAGCCTGGCTTACGACTTCAAGGACGGCAGCAATCCTTACTTCCAGAACGCCCACGCGCAAATCTACTACCAGGATGCGAAGAACCACCAGTTTTCCTATGAAGACCGGTTTCCTGCGGCCGACCGTACCCGTGACAATACTTACCGGGAAAGCACCTACGGCGGTTCAGCCCAGGCGGAAAGCGGCTTCGCCACCGGCGGCCTGCAGCACAAGCTGGTCTACGGCTTCGATCTCAGCACGGCGCGCATCAGCGGGCTGCGCGACGGCACCATCCCTGGCGTCGGCGAATCGCCGTTTCCCAACAAGGCTTTCCCGAATACCGACTACTCGCTGTTCGGCGCTTTCATCCAGGATGAAATCCGGCTGTCGCCAACCAGTCCGCTCAGCATCACGCCCGGGTTGCGTTTCGACGGCTACCGCCTGACGCCGGACGAAAACGATCCGGCCTACACCGGCAAGGCCACCAAATCGAGCGGCAATGCAGTGTCGCCACGGCTGGCCCTGATGGTTGAAATCAGTCCGGCGCTGCTGCCCTACATCCAGTACGCGCGCGGTTTCCGCACGCCGACACCGGACCAGGTCAACAACAGCTTCGGCAACCCGATCTTCGGTTACGCCACCATCGGCAACCCCGACCTGAAGCCGGAAACCAGCAACACCTTTGAAATCGGCTTGCGCGGCAAGCTGGGCGGCGGCAACGATACCCTGCGCTATAGCGTGGCGGCGTTCACCGGCCGTTACAGCAACTTCATTTCGCAGGAAATCGTCAGCGGCAGCGGCCGGCCATTCGTCGATCCCTTCATTTACCAGTACGTCAACCGCGCCCGCGCCCGCATCAGCGGCGCCGAAGCCCGGATCGACTGGCAACAGGCCAACGGCCTCGGCTTCAAGGCTGGCATGGCTTATACCAAAGGTCATACCGAAGGCGCAGACGGCAGCAGCACGCCGCTCGATACCGTCAATCCTTTCATGGCCGTATTCGGCTTGCGCTACGAACCCAGCGAACTCTGGTACGGGCAGACCGACTTCATCTACCAAAGCGCGAAACGGCGCAGCGACATGAGCAAGCAAAGCGATTTTGCGCCGCCGGCCGCCTTCGTGGTCGACCTGCGCGGCGGCTACAACATCAGCAAGAACGTATCGCTGTTTGCCGGCATACACAACCTGTTCAACCGCCAGTACTGGAACTGGTCGGACGTGCGCGGCCTGGCCGGCAACACAACGGTCGCCGATGCTTACACCGCCCCTGGCCGCAGTTTCAACGTCGGCCTGAAATTCCAGTATTGA
- the glp gene encoding gephyrin-like molybdotransferase Glp, which translates to MTNLNIRPAKPSLSELTSCMSDYDPHAMPVKQAQAIIRDCITAVSAIEKVALRSALDRVLASDIISPIDVPAHDNSAMDGYAFNSADLRHDSDTVLAVAGTAHAGRAYLGAVAGGQAVRIMTGALMPEGLDTVIPQEFVSPGSATGFVTIPADAVKPGANRRLAGEDLKAGSAAIARGRILRPADLGLLASLGIAEIPVRRRLRVAFFSTGDELRSVGEVLDPGCVYDSNRYTLYGMLRRLGCDIIDMGVVGDDPPALESAFRSACENADAIITSGGVSVGDADHTKQMMAQLGDVAFWKIGMRPGRPLAFGSITSGGKQALFFGLPGNPVAVMVSFYFFAREALLQMMGAQVAPLPLMRATAAVAIRKRPGRTEYQRGILSMDNGQWSVRPTAAQGSGILRSMAEANCMIVLGHEQGDVAASDAVEVILFDGLI; encoded by the coding sequence ATGACCAACCTGAATATCCGTCCCGCCAAGCCATCCTTGTCCGAGCTGACCAGTTGCATGTCGGACTACGATCCGCACGCCATGCCGGTCAAGCAAGCGCAGGCCATCATCCGCGACTGCATCACAGCGGTCAGCGCGATTGAAAAAGTGGCGCTGCGCAGCGCCCTCGACCGCGTGCTGGCCAGCGACATCATCTCGCCGATCGACGTCCCGGCGCACGACAACTCGGCCATGGACGGCTACGCCTTCAACTCGGCCGACCTGCGCCATGACAGCGATACCGTGCTGGCGGTGGCCGGCACCGCCCACGCCGGCCGCGCCTACCTGGGAGCGGTTGCCGGCGGCCAGGCGGTGCGGATCATGACCGGCGCCCTGATGCCGGAGGGGCTCGACACCGTGATCCCGCAAGAATTTGTCAGCCCCGGCAGTGCGACCGGTTTCGTCACTATCCCGGCCGATGCCGTCAAACCCGGCGCGAATCGACGCCTGGCCGGCGAGGACCTGAAAGCCGGCAGCGCCGCGATCGCCCGGGGCCGCATCTTGCGTCCGGCCGACCTCGGCTTGCTGGCCTCGCTCGGCATCGCCGAAATCCCGGTAAGGCGGCGCCTGCGCGTGGCGTTTTTCTCGACCGGCGACGAACTGCGTTCGGTCGGCGAGGTGCTGGATCCCGGCTGCGTCTACGATTCCAATCGCTATACCTTGTACGGCATGCTGCGGCGGCTGGGCTGCGACATTATCGACATGGGCGTGGTCGGCGACGATCCGCCGGCGCTGGAGAGCGCTTTCCGCAGCGCTTGCGAGAACGCCGACGCCATCATCACTTCCGGCGGCGTCTCGGTCGGCGACGCCGACCACACCAAGCAGATGATGGCGCAGCTGGGCGACGTCGCTTTCTGGAAAATCGGCATGCGCCCGGGCCGTCCGCTGGCGTTCGGCAGCATTACTTCAGGCGGCAAGCAAGCCCTGTTCTTTGGCCTGCCCGGCAATCCGGTGGCGGTCATGGTGTCGTTTTATTTTTTTGCGCGCGAGGCCCTGTTGCAGATGATGGGCGCGCAGGTCGCTCCGTTGCCGCTGATGCGCGCCACCGCAGCCGTCGCCATCCGCAAGCGCCCGGGACGTACCGAATACCAGCGCGGCATCCTCAGCATGGACAACGGCCAGTGGAGCGTGCGCCCCACCGCGGCCCAGGGCTCCGGCATCTTGCGCTCGATGGCGGAAGCCAACTGCATGATCGTGCTGGGACATGAACAGGGCGACGTCGCCGCCAGCGATGCGGTCGAGGTGATCCTGTTCGACGGCCTAATCTAG
- the mobA gene encoding molybdenum cofactor guanylyltransferase MobA has product METYPPPSALDITGLILAGGRGTRMGGIDKGLALLDGQPMAAHVIARLAPQVNSLIINANRNQDSYAAFGAPVWPDEQPDFAGPLAGLQAGLRHCGTPYLATAPCDSPYLPHDLVRRLAQALASAGADLAVASIREGSDQDIWPQPVFMLLKTALLTDLNDYLQGGGRKMETWYRRLNYCETLFTDADAFRNINTREQLLQR; this is encoded by the coding sequence ATGGAAACCTATCCGCCCCCCTCTGCGCTGGATATCACCGGCCTGATACTGGCCGGCGGCCGCGGCACCCGCATGGGCGGGATCGACAAGGGCCTGGCCCTGCTCGACGGCCAGCCGATGGCGGCGCATGTCATCGCGCGCCTGGCGCCACAGGTGAACAGCCTGATCATCAACGCCAACCGCAACCAGGATAGCTACGCGGCGTTCGGCGCACCGGTCTGGCCCGATGAGCAGCCTGACTTCGCAGGCCCGCTGGCAGGCCTGCAAGCCGGCCTGCGCCACTGCGGCACGCCCTACCTGGCGACCGCACCCTGCGACTCGCCCTACCTGCCGCATGACCTGGTGCGGCGCCTGGCGCAAGCACTGGCCAGCGCCGGCGCCGACCTCGCGGTTGCCAGCATCCGCGAAGGCAGCGACCAGGATATCTGGCCGCAGCCGGTATTCATGCTGCTGAAAACCGCTTTATTGACCGACCTCAATGACTACCTGCAGGGCGGCGGGCGTAAGATGGAAACCTGGTACCGCCGCCTCAACTATTGCGAAACGCTGTTTACCGATGCCGACGCCTTCCGTAACATCAATACCCGAGAACAGTTACTACAGCGATAA
- the moaA gene encoding GTP 3',8-cyclase MoaA, protein MTRKVIPLIDSRSFLPLPLPPALPSILETPTGLIADELGRPLHDLRISVTDRCNFRCVYCMPRAVFDKDYAFLPHTALLSFEEITRLASLFVAHGVHKIRLTGGEPLLRKHIEKLIGMLSALQTPDGKPLDLTLTTNGSLLAKKAQALKDAGLNRVTVSLDALDENIFQRMNDADFPVADVLHGLDVAHQAGLGPIKVNMVVKRGVNEQEILPMARYFKNTPYILRFIEYMDVGASNGWKMDEVVPSAEVAQIIQNEMPMRPLAANYVGETAQRWRYDDGVGEIGLISSVTQAFCHDCSRARLSTEGKLYTCLFASAGHDLRALLRNECSDREISSVIGQLWRARDDRYSELRTQHTEGLASSSPRKKVEMSYIGG, encoded by the coding sequence ATGACTAGAAAAGTCATCCCGCTGATCGACAGCCGCAGTTTCTTGCCGCTGCCCTTGCCACCGGCATTGCCCTCTATCCTCGAAACGCCGACCGGCCTGATAGCGGACGAGCTGGGGCGGCCGCTGCACGACTTGCGCATCTCTGTCACCGACCGCTGCAATTTCCGCTGCGTGTATTGCATGCCGCGTGCGGTATTCGACAAGGACTATGCGTTCCTGCCGCACACCGCCCTGCTGTCGTTTGAAGAAATCACCCGCCTGGCGAGCCTGTTTGTCGCCCACGGCGTGCACAAGATCCGCCTGACCGGCGGCGAACCCCTGCTACGCAAACACATCGAAAAGCTGATCGGCATGCTGAGCGCCCTGCAGACGCCGGACGGCAAGCCGCTCGACCTGACCCTGACCACCAACGGTTCATTGCTGGCGAAAAAAGCCCAGGCGCTGAAAGACGCCGGCCTGAACCGCGTCACCGTCTCGCTCGACGCACTCGATGAAAACATCTTCCAGCGCATGAACGACGCCGACTTCCCGGTGGCCGACGTCTTGCACGGGCTGGATGTGGCGCATCAGGCCGGGCTCGGGCCGATCAAGGTCAACATGGTGGTCAAACGCGGCGTCAACGAACAGGAAATCCTGCCGATGGCGCGCTATTTCAAGAACACGCCATACATCCTGCGCTTCATCGAATATATGGATGTGGGCGCCTCCAACGGCTGGAAGATGGATGAAGTAGTACCCTCCGCCGAAGTCGCGCAGATAATCCAGAACGAAATGCCGATGCGGCCGCTGGCAGCCAACTATGTCGGCGAAACCGCACAGCGCTGGCGCTACGACGACGGCGTCGGCGAAATCGGCCTGATTTCCAGCGTCACCCAGGCGTTTTGCCACGACTGTTCGCGCGCCCGTCTGTCGACCGAAGGCAAGCTGTACACCTGTTTGTTCGCCAGCGCCGGCCACGACCTGCGCGCCTTGCTGCGCAACGAATGCAGCGACCGCGAAATCTCCAGCGTGATCGGCCAGCTGTGGCGCGCCCGCGACGACCGTTATTCCGAGCTGCGCACGCAGCACACCGAAGGCCTGGCCTCGTCCTCACCCCGCAAGAAAGTCGAAATGTCGTACATAGGCGGCTGA